Genomic segment of Fundidesulfovibrio magnetotacticus:
GGGCCGCTCGCCGCGCGCGAGCGCCAGGGCGAAGCCCGCCAGGGCCAGGAGCATGTGGGGCGCGTTGGGCAGCAGGCCGTGGTGGTGGTCCAGGAGGTTCACCAGGATGCGGTTGGGCACGATCCAGAGGCTCGTGGCGAAGGCCGGGCTGGCCCCGCCCACGGCGCGCCCGAAGAGCATCTGGTTGTAGACGAAATAGAGCGCGCACATCCCGGCCGCCGTCAGGACCAGCAGGGCCAGGAGCCGCGAGCCCCACCCCCGCCGAAGGCACTGGAAGAACACCGTCAGGCACCCGGCGACGGCCACCAGGGCCAGCTTCAGGTGCACGAAGGGCAGCAGGCAGCAGAACACCACCAGGGGCAGGGCGTTGCGCCGCTCGCGGTGCGCCCCGGTTGTCAGGGCCCACACCAGCAACGCGTTCAGCGTGAAGAGCAGGATCTCCGAGAAGAACAGGCGCATGTAGAAGGCCAGAGGGGCCGAAAAGGCCACGGCCGCCAGGCCCGCCAGGCTCGGTCCGGGTCCGAAGCGCGCGCGCAGGGCCGCATGGAGGACGAAGAGCCCCGCCGCGCCCACCAGGAAGGAGAACCAGCGCGCGCCGTCCAGCCCCCCCAGCCACAAGGGCACGGCCCCCAGCAGCGGATAGACCACCGAATGGATCAGCGCCAGGCCGGGCCGGGCCGGGCTCCGCGCGCCCGGGTCGTCGCCCATGTCCGCGCGGCGCAGCATCTCCTGCCAGGAGGCGTCCGAGGCGTGGAACCCTTCGCCCTTGATCAGGCCCAGCCCATAGGCCGCGTAGCGCACCTCGTCGCCGGTGAGGTTGAACTGCCGGTAGAAGAAGACGTGCAGGCAGGCCAGGGCGAGCACCACGCAGAGCACTGGGAAGAGCCCGCCCTTTCCCCCGGGGGCCGGAGGCGCGCAGGCACGGGCCCCCGTCACGCCGGAAGCGCCGCCGGGACGGGACAGGCCGGACGTGGCGGGCGCATCCGCGACGCCGGGCGCGCCCTCCCGCATGGGCGCCCGCGCGGCCCCCTCGGGACCCGTGGGGCCGTTACCGGTCGCCATGCCCCTCCTGGACCGCCTTGAGCTTTGCCGCCAGCATCTCGCCCACCTCGCGGTGCAGGGCGAGGCTCGGGTGGGCGTCCAGGGCGTTGACCACCAGCCCCGGGACGGGCCTTCCGCGCAGCACGGGGGCCAGGTCCACGGTCTCGAAGCCAAGGGCCGTGAGTTGCTCGGCCACCTTGGCCGTGAGGGGCGCGCTCGCGTCCACGGCCTGGAGCATGGGGAAGACCACGGCCAGGGGTTTTGCCCCGCGCTCGCGCACGGCCTGGGCCAGGTCGGCCAGTTCGGCGGCGTGCGCTCCCCAGACCTTGGGATCGGCATAGGCCCCCTTGAGGGAATCCCAGAAGGTGCTGGCCCCGCCCGCGAGGTTGCCGCCGCGCGCGAAGCGCCAGTAGACGAAATCGAAGAGCGCGGAGTTCTCGGTGAGGGTCTTGGTGAAGCCGCGCGGAAGGTTCACGGAGAAGGTGAGGGGATAGTCCGCCTTGGCGGCGGCGTTGAAGATGTCGTTGAGGTAGTAGACCAGCACCACGGCTTCGGGGGCCACGGGGAAGGCGCGCAGGCCCTTGGCCTCGTCCACGGAGTCCCAGCCGTTTCTGGCCAGGTTGTAGACCTTCCAGCCAGGCCCCAGGGCGCGCGCGGCCACGTCGGTGAAGCGGTCCTCTGGGCGCTCCACGCCGTGTCCGGCCACGAAGGAGTCGCCCAGGAAGGCCACGGATCGCTGCCCGGGCGCGGGGGGCGTTACTTCGGCGTCGCGGTATCCCAGGGAGTTGACGGGCTTCCAGTGCCTGGCCATCCAGGCCTTGCCCGCCCAGGTGAGGGCGAAGCCGTCGGACTGGTCGTGCACGGCGCGGAAATAGACCTCCATGGCCAGCACGCCCGCCAGGAGCGAGTCGGCCACCAGGAGCACGGAGAGGATGGCCCCGCGCAGCCGGGGCATGCGCCGCTTCAGGGGGCCTGCCAGCACGGCGGCGTGCAGGCAAAGGAATGCGAGGGCGCAGACGATGGTCAGGGCCATGGTTCGGTCGGTCCGGGTTCGGGTTCAGGCTTTTCGGGCGGACGGCGGGTCGTGCCGGATGTCTCGAACCAGGTCGCCCGCGAAGCGCAGGGCGTCGGCGTGCAGGGCCGAGGCGGTGGGTCCGGGCATGTGCAGCCCGTCCAGTACCTGGCGGGCCGCCTGCCAGTCGGC
This window contains:
- a CDS encoding SGNH/GDSL hydrolase family protein, giving the protein MALTIVCALAFLCLHAAVLAGPLKRRMPRLRGAILSVLLVADSLLAGVLAMEVYFRAVHDQSDGFALTWAGKAWMARHWKPVNSLGYRDAEVTPPAPGQRSVAFLGDSFVAGHGVERPEDRFTDVAARALGPGWKVYNLARNGWDSVDEAKGLRAFPVAPEAVVLVYYLNDIFNAAAKADYPLTFSVNLPRGFTKTLTENSALFDFVYWRFARGGNLAGGASTFWDSLKGAYADPKVWGAHAAELADLAQAVRERGAKPLAVVFPMLQAVDASAPLTAKVAEQLTALGFETVDLAPVLRGRPVPGLVVNALDAHPSLALHREVGEMLAAKLKAVQEGHGDR